In Thiovulum sp. ES, a genomic segment contains:
- a CDS encoding hypothetical protein (IMG reference gene:2508610072_SP), with protein MNILSWSKSALTVSSSGTSIKPMWVYKTESSGLSSVNPVKFKWASMSLSFTIYRKTIIEACLIEELSIVKLSDESSLGYSLGNELNLYMYYSKIVSGGSKIVSLESFGNVAKIDFTVKLEFPILDLNNTKVIKLIENVELHIDYLTE; from the coding sequence ATGAACATATTGAGCTGGTCTAAAAGTGCTTTAACAGTCTCTTCGTCTGGTACTTCTATTAAACCTATGTGGGTTTATAAGACAGAGAGTAGTGGGCTTTCTTCTGTAAATCCTGTGAAATTTAAGTGGGCTTCTATGTCTTTATCTTTTACTATATATCGTAAGACTATAATAGAGGCTTGCTTAATAGAGGAGCTATCTATCGTGAAACTATCAGACGAGAGTTCTCTAGGTTATTCCTTAGGTAATGAGTTAAATTTATATATGTATTACTCTAAAATAGTCTCAGGTGGTTCTAAAATAGTCTCATTAGAGTCTTTTGGTAATGTCGCTAAGATAGATTTCACGGTAAAATTAGAGTTTCCAATTCTAGACTTAAATAACACCAAGGTTATAAAGCTAATAGAAAATGTAGAATTACATATAGATTATTTAACGGAGTAA